The genomic DNA ATGTTATGAGAGAGTCACTTTTGAGTGATTTTCTTGTAACTAGTACAAATGCAATAACAGAAAATGGAGAGCTATTACAAATTGATTCTGGGGGGAATAGAGTAGCAGGAATGGCATATGGACCTAAAAATGTTATTGTAGTATGTGGAGTAAATAAGATTGTAAAAAATAGACAAGAAGGATATGAAAGACTTTATTATGTTGGACCTTTAAATTCAAAAAGATTAAAACATAACACTCCTTGTAATTTTACTGGAAAATGTGAAAATTGTTCAACTCATATGCGTATGTGTAATTTTGTCTCTATTATAAGAGATGGAAAAAGACCTTTTGGAAATGTTATTGTTATTTTAATAGAAAAGGAAATAGGGTATTGAGATGGATAATAATTTAATGTGGTATAAGGATAAAAGAATAGAAAACTTAAGTAAGGTTCTTATTGATAAAGAATATGTAATTTGTAAAGTTGATTCATTAGAAGAAGCTAAAATAAAAATTTTATCGCTTTTAAGTAAAGAAAAATCAGTTGCACTAGGAGATACTTGGGAGTTAAATGACGAAGAGTTTTTAAATAAGTTAAGGAACTTTAAATTTTTTGATTGTTTTAATCGTGAAAGAAATTCTTGTGAAATAAAAAGAAACTCTCTAATAGCTGATATATCTATATTAGAAGGAGAATTTGTAACAGAAGATGGACAAGTTATTGTAGTAGGAGATTACAATACTAGTTCAGCGTTATTTGGAGCTAAAAATATAATAGTTTTATTATCAGAAGATAAAATTGTGAAGTCTCTTGATGTAGCTTTAAATAAAGTGGATCAGTTAGAAAAATATTTTAAACTAAGAAGTGAAAAACTTGGAAATATAAATGATGGTTTAAGTATAGGAATAATTGAAAATGGACGAAAGTTCAATAAACGAATAACTTTAGTAATAACAAGATAATAATAAAATAACTATAGGGCAATCACTTAGATTGCCCTATTTTTGTCTTGAAATATAGAAAAAACATAGAAAAATGAAGATAGAAAAATGAAGATTGAAATCACTATGTGAAAAATAGTAGAATAATGTCAAAATATCAAAGGTAGTGATTTGAAAATGAAGAAAAATTTTGTATTTATTACAACAGATCATCAAAGAAAAGATACTATACATATGATACAAAATAACATGGAAGTAACTCCTAATTTGAATATTTTAGCAAGAGAAAGCATAGAGTTTGAAAATGCCTATACCAGCTGTCCTCTATGTGTGCCTGCTAGGACATCATTAGCTACAGGTATTTTTCCAACAAAATTAAATGTAGTGATTAATGATTTAAAAAAGTCTCCTTTAGAAACAATAAAATATAAAACT from Fusobacterium hominis includes the following:
- a CDS encoding lactate utilization protein; protein product: MESIKALMKKERLNKVIDKLKENNFIVKVVKDEKEAESCVLKLMPKNSSVSMGGSVTLNNTELLKKFREEYNFFERFLQPDWESTVNVMRESLLSDFLVTSTNAITENGELLQIDSGGNRVAGMAYGPKNVIVVCGVNKIVKNRQEGYERLYYVGPLNSKRLKHNTPCNFTGKCENCSTHMRMCNFVSIIRDGKRPFGNVIVILIEKEIGY
- a CDS encoding LUD domain-containing protein is translated as MDNNLMWYKDKRIENLSKVLIDKEYVICKVDSLEEAKIKILSLLSKEKSVALGDTWELNDEEFLNKLRNFKFFDCFNRERNSCEIKRNSLIADISILEGEFVTEDGQVIVVGDYNTSSALFGAKNIIVLLSEDKIVKSLDVALNKVDQLEKYFKLRSEKLGNINDGLSIGIIENGRKFNKRITLVITR